The sequence below is a genomic window from Brevibacillus agri.
CGAGATGGGCACGATCGACGCGCCGATCGGACGCGACCCGAAAAATCGCCAGCAGATGGCGGTCGTCTTTGAAAACAGCAAGCCTGCTGTGACGCATTTTATCGTGCTGGAGCGCTTCAAGGAATACACGCTGGTGGAGTTGAAACTGGAGACGGGCCGAACGCACCAAATTCGCGTCCACATGAAATACATCGGCTATCCGCTGGCGGGCGATCCGAAATACGGACCGAAAAACACGCTGGAGATCGACGGACAGGCTCTGCATGCGAAGACGCTCGGCTTTACTCATCCGCGCACGCAGGAGCGGCTGGAGTTCGAGGCGCCCATGCCGAAAGATTTGAGCGATCTCGTAGACTTTCTCAGACAGGCGTAAAAGACGGGAGGAAGGCAAGTGCTGAAAAGACTGGCGCATGTGACGCTGTACGTTCGCGATTGCGAGGAAGCTCTGCAATTTTACACGGAAAAGCTCGGCTTTGAAAAACGGATGGACACGCGCATGGACGACGGCTCGCGCTGGCTGACGGTCGGCCTTCCCGGCCAGGAGCTGGAAATCGTGCTGCATGATCCGACCCACTGGCACCGGGAGGAGATCGCACGGGAGATGCTCGCGGCCGTCGGCAAAAACCCGATGTGGGTGTGGGAGACGGACGATTTTTG
It includes:
- a CDS encoding VOC family protein — translated: MLKRLAHVTLYVRDCEEALQFYTEKLGFEKRMDTRMDDGSRWLTVGLPGQELEIVLHDPTHWHREEIAREMLAAVGKNPMWVWETDDFWQTYETMRQRGVKFVSEPVEVVYGMEAIFEDL